A genomic window from bacterium includes:
- a CDS encoding TrkA family potassium uptake protein: MKVLIIGAGKVGGHLAGALAGSKHTVTIVDRDAAACAEVHTHGIEAVCGDGCSPEWLERAGVRQCDVLAAVTGVDENNLVAAFLARREYSVPRVIARVNHPANAWLFTPARGVDLAVSQAHLISTIIQEELSVGAMVTLASLRGGKVAVVEERVPPGSPLVDRPLRNVSLPPHAAIVAVLRAGEVLSPGPEIVFQEGDEIVAIAEIGAEPALAALIGGPGS, translated from the coding sequence ATGAAGGTACTCATTATCGGAGCAGGCAAGGTCGGCGGGCACCTGGCGGGTGCGCTCGCTGGATCGAAGCATACGGTGACGATTGTGGACCGGGATGCCGCAGCGTGTGCCGAGGTGCACACGCACGGCATCGAGGCTGTCTGTGGTGACGGCTGTTCACCAGAGTGGCTAGAGCGGGCCGGGGTCCGTCAGTGTGACGTCCTGGCGGCGGTGACCGGAGTCGACGAGAACAATCTGGTCGCGGCCTTCCTTGCCCGGCGGGAGTATAGCGTCCCGCGGGTGATCGCCCGCGTCAACCATCCGGCAAACGCTTGGCTCTTTACCCCGGCGCGGGGCGTGGATCTTGCGGTCAGCCAGGCACACCTGATCTCGACGATCATTCAGGAAGAGCTCTCGGTGGGGGCGATGGTGACCCTGGCCTCGTTGCGCGGGGGAAAGGTGGCAGTGGTCGAGGAGCGGGTACCCCCCGGGTCGCCGCTCGTCGACCGGCCGCTCCGGAACGTCTCGCTGCCGCCGCACGCGGCGATCGTCGCAGTATTGCGGGCCGGCGAAGTGCTCTCCCCGGGCCCCGAGATCGTCTTCCAGGAGGGTGACGAAATCGTGGCCATCGCCGAAATCGGTGCTGAGCCGGCCCTGGCCGCCTTGATCGGGGGGCCGGGTTCGTAG
- a CDS encoding TrkA family potassium uptake protein, translated as MRLIIVGCGRVGRLVARTAVRAGHEVAVVDVNPAALEDLGSGYTARRITGMGFDRATLLAAGVEHADALAAVTGADNANVLICLVARDEFHVPRVVARIYDPQQAEIYRRAGIPTVNPTSWGAGRITDLLWHPAWHVHEVLGEGGVQMVEAEIPHRLAGRSVDELNVPGEILVTVVTRSGASLVPYPGMAFAAGDRVYCTVRSASRGRLESQLAR; from the coding sequence GTGAGGCTCATCATCGTGGGCTGCGGCCGCGTGGGACGGCTCGTGGCACGGACGGCGGTCCGGGCCGGTCACGAGGTTGCCGTGGTCGACGTCAACCCCGCGGCGTTGGAGGATCTCGGCAGCGGGTACACAGCGCGGCGGATCACCGGCATGGGTTTCGACCGGGCGACGCTGCTCGCCGCCGGCGTCGAGCATGCTGATGCACTGGCCGCCGTCACGGGGGCCGACAACGCGAACGTGCTCATCTGTTTGGTCGCGCGGGACGAGTTTCACGTGCCTCGCGTCGTGGCGCGCATCTACGACCCTCAACAGGCGGAGATCTACCGGCGGGCCGGGATCCCGACCGTCAATCCAACCTCCTGGGGCGCCGGCCGCATCACCGATCTCCTGTGGCACCCCGCCTGGCATGTGCACGAGGTGCTGGGAGAGGGCGGCGTGCAGATGGTCGAGGCCGAGATTCCGCATCGGCTTGCCGGACGGTCTGTCGACGAACTGAACGTCCCGGGCGAGATCCTGGTGACGGTGGTCACCAGGAGCGGCGCGTCGCTGGTTCCGTATCCGGGCATGGCGTTTGCGGCAGGCGACCGTGTGTACTGCACGGTGCGCAGCGCGTCACGCGGCCGGCTCGAGAGTCAGCTGGCCCGGTAA
- a CDS encoding cation-transporting P-type ATPase, whose product MQPIQNQAAGNAEVSALPAEEVLRVLGAFRQGLSAVEEEYRAERAVEALRQLLPRRARVIRDGQAREIPAEELVRGDLLVLEEGGHVPADARLIEEAALAADHAVLTGESVPQRRIATAVRPALGGIDLPPNCVFMGTSITSGSGIAVVYATGMRTRFGAIAGLTMTIQDEPSPLQRQVARMARTVAASACAIGVALFAVGWATGVPLAANFLFALGVMVAMVPEGLPATLTLALAMGVQRMARRRALLKRLSSVETLGSTTVICTDKTGTLTLGAMTVQRAMAAESRWSITGVGYAPEGAWVAEDGTAAGRPPDLLLRCAVLCNRARLVPGPEREWHVQGDPTEGALLVAARKAGLTVDAAVAVEPRLRELPFDPVRKRMSTIHRLADGGIRAYVKGAPREILARCTRAFGPAGVVPFEDGARERIVAVNDEYARGALRVLGFAYRDLPRPVNHGRADDVERDMVFLGLMAMLDAPRPEVAQAVAAAQRAGIRILMVTGDYGLTAEAIARRLGIVRDEGVRIITGADLDGLTDTALLTSIDREDVIFARVSPAHKLRVVNALRHRGEVVAVTGDGVNDAPALRRADIGIAMGQTGTDVAKEAAAMILLDDSFATIVAAIEEGRAVFSNFRKVTIQVFSHNLGELLPIIFGVLFHTPLPLTALQVLSIDMGTDVLPSLALGAELPEAGVMDAPPRSQRESLLGPRVAGRILFRGAIVSATAIVGFVLSLLRGGWAWGHPLAADALLYREAITMTNAGIVVTQIANAYTNRTDLTSLFRIGPLHNAFLNVGEVVAVAIILAIAYWPPAQAFFNTAPVPGWGWGVVAAGAITLLVAEEIRKAFVRRGATVTRREVDL is encoded by the coding sequence GTGCAGCCGATCCAGAATCAAGCGGCAGGCAACGCAGAAGTGTCCGCGCTCCCGGCCGAAGAGGTGCTGCGCGTCCTCGGGGCCTTCCGGCAGGGACTCTCTGCCGTGGAAGAGGAGTACCGGGCGGAGCGCGCCGTCGAGGCCTTGCGCCAGCTCCTCCCCCGGCGCGCGCGGGTGATCCGTGACGGGCAGGCGCGCGAGATTCCGGCCGAGGAGCTGGTTCGGGGCGACCTCCTCGTCCTGGAAGAGGGCGGGCACGTTCCGGCGGACGCGCGCCTGATCGAGGAAGCCGCCCTGGCTGCGGATCACGCCGTTCTGACCGGAGAGTCGGTCCCGCAGCGGCGCATCGCGACCGCAGTGCGGCCCGCCCTCGGTGGGATCGACCTGCCTCCGAATTGCGTGTTCATGGGGACCTCCATCACAAGCGGCTCCGGGATAGCCGTCGTATACGCGACCGGGATGCGCACGAGGTTCGGCGCGATTGCCGGGCTCACGATGACGATCCAGGACGAACCAAGCCCGCTGCAACGGCAGGTGGCGCGGATGGCGCGAACGGTTGCGGCCAGCGCCTGCGCCATAGGCGTGGCGCTCTTCGCTGTCGGGTGGGCGACCGGCGTCCCGCTTGCGGCCAACTTCCTGTTTGCACTCGGCGTGATGGTCGCCATGGTCCCGGAGGGACTCCCGGCGACGCTGACGCTGGCGCTGGCGATGGGCGTGCAACGCATGGCCAGGCGCCGGGCGCTGCTGAAGCGCCTCTCCAGCGTGGAGACTCTTGGAAGCACCACGGTGATCTGTACCGACAAGACGGGGACGCTCACGCTCGGCGCCATGACCGTGCAGCGCGCGATGGCTGCGGAATCCCGGTGGAGTATCACCGGCGTGGGCTATGCGCCGGAAGGAGCATGGGTCGCGGAGGACGGCACGGCGGCCGGACGCCCGCCGGATCTCCTGCTGCGGTGCGCCGTCCTGTGCAATCGCGCCCGTCTCGTTCCGGGGCCAGAAAGAGAGTGGCACGTTCAGGGAGATCCAACCGAGGGCGCGCTCCTGGTGGCCGCCCGCAAAGCCGGCCTGACGGTCGACGCCGCGGTGGCCGTGGAACCCCGGCTTCGCGAGCTGCCGTTCGATCCCGTACGGAAGCGGATGAGCACGATCCACAGGCTGGCGGACGGCGGGATCCGCGCGTACGTCAAAGGCGCCCCGCGGGAGATCCTCGCGCGGTGCACGCGGGCATTCGGTCCGGCCGGAGTGGTGCCTTTTGAGGACGGCGCGCGCGAGCGCATCGTCGCGGTCAACGACGAATACGCCCGGGGGGCGCTGCGGGTCCTGGGATTTGCCTACCGGGATCTGCCCCGTCCTGTGAATCACGGTCGTGCGGACGACGTTGAGCGGGACATGGTCTTCCTCGGCCTCATGGCGATGCTGGACGCCCCCCGTCCCGAAGTGGCGCAGGCCGTCGCAGCGGCCCAACGGGCCGGGATCCGCATTCTCATGGTGACCGGCGATTACGGATTGACGGCCGAGGCGATCGCCCGACGGTTGGGGATCGTCCGGGACGAGGGGGTTCGAATCATCACAGGAGCCGACCTCGACGGGCTTACCGACACGGCGCTGCTGACCTCGATCGATCGCGAGGACGTGATCTTCGCCCGCGTGTCCCCCGCGCACAAGCTGCGCGTGGTCAACGCCCTGCGCCACCGAGGAGAAGTGGTGGCCGTAACCGGAGACGGCGTCAACGACGCGCCCGCGCTGCGCCGCGCCGACATCGGAATCGCGATGGGACAGACCGGGACCGACGTCGCGAAAGAGGCGGCGGCGATGATCCTGTTGGACGACAGTTTCGCGACGATTGTCGCGGCGATCGAAGAAGGCCGGGCGGTCTTCAGCAACTTCCGGAAGGTCACCATTCAAGTTTTTTCCCACAACCTCGGGGAACTACTGCCAATCATCTTCGGGGTGCTCTTTCACACGCCGCTGCCCCTCACGGCGCTGCAGGTGCTGAGCATCGACATGGGAACAGATGTCCTGCCCTCGCTCGCCTTGGGCGCAGAACTCCCGGAAGCCGGCGTGATGGACGCGCCGCCCCGCAGCCAGCGGGAGTCTTTGCTCGGTCCTCGTGTCGCGGGGCGCATCCTCTTTCGCGGCGCCATCGTCTCCGCAACCGCCATCGTCGGATTCGTGCTGTCGCTTCTGCGCGGCGGATGGGCGTGGGGACATCCCCTGGCGGCGGATGCGCTCCTCTACCGGGAGGCCATCACGATGACGAACGCCGGGATCGTCGTGACCCAGATCGCGAACGCGTACACGAACCGGACAGACCTGACATCGCTGTTTCGCATCGGGCCGCTGCACAACGCGTTTCTCAACGTCGGGGAGGTCGTGGCTGTGGCGATCATCCTGGCCATCGCCTACTGGCCACCGGCCCAGGCGTTCTTCAACACGGCGCCAGTCCCGGGGTGGGGATGGGGGGTCGTCGCCGCCGGGGCGATCACACTGCTGGTCGCGGAAGAGATCCGAAAGGCATTCGTGCGGCGCGGGGCAACGGTGACACGAAGGGAGGTGGACCTGTGA